Proteins from a genomic interval of Crassostrea angulata isolate pt1a10 chromosome 7, ASM2561291v2, whole genome shotgun sequence:
- the LOC128192163 gene encoding glycine receptor subunit alpha-2-like isoform X1 — protein MVRLIACLGLGAFLGAVVRPTYGDITVFSNARSVGIYFLCMVTMGYAENAREKILTEIFNGYDGKIPPNYDNGNFFVQSMLHIRNYTNTPVKSSVQIYIIGIDSINEATMDFSMSFFVRQRWVDNRLNYTPTLNMSRLELDTKRMSNVWVPDLYFVNEKKADVHHVTVPNKLMHIYPDGLVVYSMRVTAVFSCTMDLQKYPLDDQKCYIVLESYGYSTETLVMRWHPNPVEKADNLQLPQFELQNITDYICDVTYAGVTYTCLKLELFLHRNLGYYIIQVYIPSFLIVILSWVSFWLNVDSTPARISLGLLTVLTMTTQSQGAKASLPRVSYIKAIDIWMSTCLFFVFAALIEFAYVNVLARVDQRKVNSVTSKLNEAKEDEEEKTQNQQSWCFTKLEDKERARMLDKISRAIFPAVFLVFNIIYWLVYVFWEPSPAA, from the exons ATGGTACGATTGATTGCCTGCCTCGGATTGGGAGCCTTTCTCGGTGCTGTTGTACGACCTACTTATGGCGACATTACAGTTTTTAGTAACGCGCG GTCCGTTGGCATCTATTTTCTTTGCATGGTCACTATGGGTTATGCTGAAAACGCAAG GGAAAAAATATTAACCGAGATCTTTAACGGTTATGATGGGAAAATCCCGCCGAACTATGACAACGGTAACTTTTTTGTACAAAGCATGTTGCACATACGCAATTATACTA ATACCCCTGTCAAATCTTCGgtacagatttatatcattggAATTGACTCAATTAACGAAGCTACAATG gaTTTTTCAATGTCGTTTTTTGTGAGACAAAGATGGGTGGACAACCGTTTGAACTATACTCCAACTCTCAATATGTCTCGCTTGGAACTGGACACTAAGCGAATGTCAAACGTGTGGGTGCCTGATCTTTACTTTGTAAACGAAAAGAAAGCAGACGTCCATCACGTCACAGTTCCAAACAAACTCATGCACATTTATCCAGATGGGCTCGTTGTTTACAGTATGAG GGTTACTGCTGTGTTTTCGTGTACAATGGACCTTCAGAAGTATCCTTTAGACGATCAGAAGTGTTATATAGTTCTTGAAAgct ATGGTTACAGCACAGAAACCTTAGTTATGCGATGGCATCCAAATCCTGTTGAAAAAGCGGACAATCTACAATTACCACAGTTTGAACTACAGAATATTACGGATTACATTTGCGATGTGACATACGCCGGTG TGACATACACATGTTTGAAATTAGAACTTTTTCTTCATCGAAATCTGGGTTATTACATCATTCAAGTGTACATTCCGAGCTTCCTCATCGTGATATTGTCCTGGGTGTCGTTTTGGTTAAACGTAGACTCCACTCCAGCCCGAATTTCCCTCGGACTGTTGACAGTATTGACCATGACAACTCAAAGTCAGGGAGCCAAGGCATCGCTACCACGTGTCTCCTATATAAAGGCCATTGATATATGGATGTCAACGTGTCTGTTCTTTGTGTTTGCAGCATTGATAGAGTTTGCTTATGTGAATGTTTTAGCAAGGGTTGATCAGCGAAAAGTAAATTCGGTGACTTCAAAGTTAAATGAAGCAAAAGAAGATGAG gaaGAAAAGACACAGAATCAGCAGTCATGGTGTTTTACAAAACTTGAGGATAAAGAGCGTGCACGAATGCTTGATAAAATTTCACGTGCAATTTTTCCCGCCGTTTTTCTtgtatttaatatcatttattgGCTTGTATATGTGTTCTGGGAACCATCGCCTGCAGCTTAA
- the LOC128192163 gene encoding glycine receptor subunit alpha-2-like isoform X2 has protein sequence MVRLIACLGLGAFLGAVVRPTYGDITVFSNARSVGIYFLCMVTMGYAENAREKILTEIFNGYDGKIPPNYDNDTPVKSSVQIYIIGIDSINEATMDFSMSFFVRQRWVDNRLNYTPTLNMSRLELDTKRMSNVWVPDLYFVNEKKADVHHVTVPNKLMHIYPDGLVVYSMRVTAVFSCTMDLQKYPLDDQKCYIVLESYGYSTETLVMRWHPNPVEKADNLQLPQFELQNITDYICDVTYAGVTYTCLKLELFLHRNLGYYIIQVYIPSFLIVILSWVSFWLNVDSTPARISLGLLTVLTMTTQSQGAKASLPRVSYIKAIDIWMSTCLFFVFAALIEFAYVNVLARVDQRKVNSVTSKLNEAKEDEEEKTQNQQSWCFTKLEDKERARMLDKISRAIFPAVFLVFNIIYWLVYVFWEPSPAA, from the exons ATGGTACGATTGATTGCCTGCCTCGGATTGGGAGCCTTTCTCGGTGCTGTTGTACGACCTACTTATGGCGACATTACAGTTTTTAGTAACGCGCG GTCCGTTGGCATCTATTTTCTTTGCATGGTCACTATGGGTTATGCTGAAAACGCAAG GGAAAAAATATTAACCGAGATCTTTAACGGTTATGATGGGAAAATCCCGCCGAACTATGACAACG ATACCCCTGTCAAATCTTCGgtacagatttatatcattggAATTGACTCAATTAACGAAGCTACAATG gaTTTTTCAATGTCGTTTTTTGTGAGACAAAGATGGGTGGACAACCGTTTGAACTATACTCCAACTCTCAATATGTCTCGCTTGGAACTGGACACTAAGCGAATGTCAAACGTGTGGGTGCCTGATCTTTACTTTGTAAACGAAAAGAAAGCAGACGTCCATCACGTCACAGTTCCAAACAAACTCATGCACATTTATCCAGATGGGCTCGTTGTTTACAGTATGAG GGTTACTGCTGTGTTTTCGTGTACAATGGACCTTCAGAAGTATCCTTTAGACGATCAGAAGTGTTATATAGTTCTTGAAAgct ATGGTTACAGCACAGAAACCTTAGTTATGCGATGGCATCCAAATCCTGTTGAAAAAGCGGACAATCTACAATTACCACAGTTTGAACTACAGAATATTACGGATTACATTTGCGATGTGACATACGCCGGTG TGACATACACATGTTTGAAATTAGAACTTTTTCTTCATCGAAATCTGGGTTATTACATCATTCAAGTGTACATTCCGAGCTTCCTCATCGTGATATTGTCCTGGGTGTCGTTTTGGTTAAACGTAGACTCCACTCCAGCCCGAATTTCCCTCGGACTGTTGACAGTATTGACCATGACAACTCAAAGTCAGGGAGCCAAGGCATCGCTACCACGTGTCTCCTATATAAAGGCCATTGATATATGGATGTCAACGTGTCTGTTCTTTGTGTTTGCAGCATTGATAGAGTTTGCTTATGTGAATGTTTTAGCAAGGGTTGATCAGCGAAAAGTAAATTCGGTGACTTCAAAGTTAAATGAAGCAAAAGAAGATGAG gaaGAAAAGACACAGAATCAGCAGTCATGGTGTTTTACAAAACTTGAGGATAAAGAGCGTGCACGAATGCTTGATAAAATTTCACGTGCAATTTTTCCCGCCGTTTTTCTtgtatttaatatcatttattgGCTTGTATATGTGTTCTGGGAACCATCGCCTGCAGCTTAA
- the LOC128192163 gene encoding glycine receptor subunit alpha-2-like isoform X3, with product MVRLIACLGLGAFLGAVVRPTYGDITVFSNAREKILTEIFNGYDGKIPPNYDNGNFFVQSMLHIRNYTNTPVKSSVQIYIIGIDSINEATMDFSMSFFVRQRWVDNRLNYTPTLNMSRLELDTKRMSNVWVPDLYFVNEKKADVHHVTVPNKLMHIYPDGLVVYSMRVTAVFSCTMDLQKYPLDDQKCYIVLESYGYSTETLVMRWHPNPVEKADNLQLPQFELQNITDYICDVTYAGVTYTCLKLELFLHRNLGYYIIQVYIPSFLIVILSWVSFWLNVDSTPARISLGLLTVLTMTTQSQGAKASLPRVSYIKAIDIWMSTCLFFVFAALIEFAYVNVLARVDQRKVNSVTSKLNEAKEDEEEKTQNQQSWCFTKLEDKERARMLDKISRAIFPAVFLVFNIIYWLVYVFWEPSPAA from the exons ATGGTACGATTGATTGCCTGCCTCGGATTGGGAGCCTTTCTCGGTGCTGTTGTACGACCTACTTATGGCGACATTACAGTTTTTAGTAACGCGCG GGAAAAAATATTAACCGAGATCTTTAACGGTTATGATGGGAAAATCCCGCCGAACTATGACAACGGTAACTTTTTTGTACAAAGCATGTTGCACATACGCAATTATACTA ATACCCCTGTCAAATCTTCGgtacagatttatatcattggAATTGACTCAATTAACGAAGCTACAATG gaTTTTTCAATGTCGTTTTTTGTGAGACAAAGATGGGTGGACAACCGTTTGAACTATACTCCAACTCTCAATATGTCTCGCTTGGAACTGGACACTAAGCGAATGTCAAACGTGTGGGTGCCTGATCTTTACTTTGTAAACGAAAAGAAAGCAGACGTCCATCACGTCACAGTTCCAAACAAACTCATGCACATTTATCCAGATGGGCTCGTTGTTTACAGTATGAG GGTTACTGCTGTGTTTTCGTGTACAATGGACCTTCAGAAGTATCCTTTAGACGATCAGAAGTGTTATATAGTTCTTGAAAgct ATGGTTACAGCACAGAAACCTTAGTTATGCGATGGCATCCAAATCCTGTTGAAAAAGCGGACAATCTACAATTACCACAGTTTGAACTACAGAATATTACGGATTACATTTGCGATGTGACATACGCCGGTG TGACATACACATGTTTGAAATTAGAACTTTTTCTTCATCGAAATCTGGGTTATTACATCATTCAAGTGTACATTCCGAGCTTCCTCATCGTGATATTGTCCTGGGTGTCGTTTTGGTTAAACGTAGACTCCACTCCAGCCCGAATTTCCCTCGGACTGTTGACAGTATTGACCATGACAACTCAAAGTCAGGGAGCCAAGGCATCGCTACCACGTGTCTCCTATATAAAGGCCATTGATATATGGATGTCAACGTGTCTGTTCTTTGTGTTTGCAGCATTGATAGAGTTTGCTTATGTGAATGTTTTAGCAAGGGTTGATCAGCGAAAAGTAAATTCGGTGACTTCAAAGTTAAATGAAGCAAAAGAAGATGAG gaaGAAAAGACACAGAATCAGCAGTCATGGTGTTTTACAAAACTTGAGGATAAAGAGCGTGCACGAATGCTTGATAAAATTTCACGTGCAATTTTTCCCGCCGTTTTTCTtgtatttaatatcatttattgGCTTGTATATGTGTTCTGGGAACCATCGCCTGCAGCTTAA
- the LOC128192163 gene encoding glycine receptor subunit alpha-2-like isoform X4, with amino-acid sequence MVRLIACLGLGAFLGAVVRPTYGDITVFSNAREKILTEIFNGYDGKIPPNYDNDTPVKSSVQIYIIGIDSINEATMDFSMSFFVRQRWVDNRLNYTPTLNMSRLELDTKRMSNVWVPDLYFVNEKKADVHHVTVPNKLMHIYPDGLVVYSMRVTAVFSCTMDLQKYPLDDQKCYIVLESYGYSTETLVMRWHPNPVEKADNLQLPQFELQNITDYICDVTYAGVTYTCLKLELFLHRNLGYYIIQVYIPSFLIVILSWVSFWLNVDSTPARISLGLLTVLTMTTQSQGAKASLPRVSYIKAIDIWMSTCLFFVFAALIEFAYVNVLARVDQRKVNSVTSKLNEAKEDEEEKTQNQQSWCFTKLEDKERARMLDKISRAIFPAVFLVFNIIYWLVYVFWEPSPAA; translated from the exons ATGGTACGATTGATTGCCTGCCTCGGATTGGGAGCCTTTCTCGGTGCTGTTGTACGACCTACTTATGGCGACATTACAGTTTTTAGTAACGCGCG GGAAAAAATATTAACCGAGATCTTTAACGGTTATGATGGGAAAATCCCGCCGAACTATGACAACG ATACCCCTGTCAAATCTTCGgtacagatttatatcattggAATTGACTCAATTAACGAAGCTACAATG gaTTTTTCAATGTCGTTTTTTGTGAGACAAAGATGGGTGGACAACCGTTTGAACTATACTCCAACTCTCAATATGTCTCGCTTGGAACTGGACACTAAGCGAATGTCAAACGTGTGGGTGCCTGATCTTTACTTTGTAAACGAAAAGAAAGCAGACGTCCATCACGTCACAGTTCCAAACAAACTCATGCACATTTATCCAGATGGGCTCGTTGTTTACAGTATGAG GGTTACTGCTGTGTTTTCGTGTACAATGGACCTTCAGAAGTATCCTTTAGACGATCAGAAGTGTTATATAGTTCTTGAAAgct ATGGTTACAGCACAGAAACCTTAGTTATGCGATGGCATCCAAATCCTGTTGAAAAAGCGGACAATCTACAATTACCACAGTTTGAACTACAGAATATTACGGATTACATTTGCGATGTGACATACGCCGGTG TGACATACACATGTTTGAAATTAGAACTTTTTCTTCATCGAAATCTGGGTTATTACATCATTCAAGTGTACATTCCGAGCTTCCTCATCGTGATATTGTCCTGGGTGTCGTTTTGGTTAAACGTAGACTCCACTCCAGCCCGAATTTCCCTCGGACTGTTGACAGTATTGACCATGACAACTCAAAGTCAGGGAGCCAAGGCATCGCTACCACGTGTCTCCTATATAAAGGCCATTGATATATGGATGTCAACGTGTCTGTTCTTTGTGTTTGCAGCATTGATAGAGTTTGCTTATGTGAATGTTTTAGCAAGGGTTGATCAGCGAAAAGTAAATTCGGTGACTTCAAAGTTAAATGAAGCAAAAGAAGATGAG gaaGAAAAGACACAGAATCAGCAGTCATGGTGTTTTACAAAACTTGAGGATAAAGAGCGTGCACGAATGCTTGATAAAATTTCACGTGCAATTTTTCCCGCCGTTTTTCTtgtatttaatatcatttattgGCTTGTATATGTGTTCTGGGAACCATCGCCTGCAGCTTAA